In one window of Agrobacterium larrymoorei DNA:
- a CDS encoding RluA family pseudouridine synthase yields the protein MAGIEHIKVEADEAGMRLDRWFKIHYPGLGFGQLQKLMRSGQVRVDGGRVKTDARVQPGQMVRVPPLDVDSKVKSGPIGAKDLKHSEDGDLLKRMLLHEDDKVFVFNKPAGIAVQGGSGVTRHIDGLLEAWTSQKGEKPRLVHRLDRDTSGVLVVARTRGAAQKLTAAFRERDTKKTYWSLVKGVPRKHQDKISSWLVKEQTPDGDRMRIAKHGEEGADHAISYYRVIDTAAQNLAWLEMEPYTGRTHQLRVHALHIGHPIIGDPKYYIEDPNWDFPGGIQKRLHLHARHIDIPHPSGGRLRVTAPLPPHMVQTWNLLGLDVADGDKGDE from the coding sequence ATGGCAGGTATCGAGCACATCAAGGTAGAGGCCGACGAGGCCGGAATGCGCCTCGACCGCTGGTTCAAGATTCATTATCCGGGCCTCGGCTTCGGCCAGCTTCAGAAGCTCATGCGCTCCGGCCAGGTGCGTGTCGATGGCGGTCGTGTGAAGACCGACGCCCGCGTGCAGCCGGGACAGATGGTGCGCGTGCCGCCGCTGGATGTGGACTCCAAGGTCAAGAGCGGGCCGATTGGCGCCAAGGACCTTAAGCACTCGGAAGATGGCGATCTTCTCAAGCGCATGTTGTTGCATGAAGATGACAAGGTTTTCGTCTTCAACAAGCCCGCTGGCATTGCCGTGCAGGGCGGCTCCGGCGTCACGCGCCACATCGATGGTCTTCTGGAGGCGTGGACGAGCCAGAAGGGTGAAAAGCCTCGCCTCGTTCACCGTCTGGACCGCGATACGTCTGGCGTGCTCGTCGTTGCCCGCACGCGCGGCGCAGCGCAGAAGCTGACCGCTGCGTTTCGTGAGCGTGACACCAAGAAGACCTACTGGTCTCTGGTGAAAGGCGTTCCGCGCAAGCATCAGGACAAGATTTCCAGCTGGCTGGTGAAAGAACAGACGCCGGATGGCGACCGCATGCGCATTGCCAAGCACGGCGAAGAGGGCGCAGACCACGCGATTTCCTATTACCGCGTGATCGACACGGCAGCGCAGAACCTCGCATGGCTGGAAATGGAGCCCTATACAGGGCGCACGCACCAGCTGCGCGTCCATGCGCTGCATATCGGTCATCCCATCATTGGCGATCCAAAATATTACATCGAAGATCCGAACTGGGATTTCCCCGGCGGCATTCAGAAGCGCCTGCATCTCCACGCGCGCCACATCGATATTCCGCACCCATCCGGCGGGCGTCTGCGCGTTACGGCACCCCTGCCGCCGCACATGGTGCAGACATGGAATCTGCTGGGTCTGGATGTAGCCGATGGCGACAAGGGTGACGAATGA
- a CDS encoding copper chaperone PCu(A)C, with protein sequence MKAIKFATCAAFAAAVSSTSASAHTSFVNGTAEQESTIVAALQVPHGCDGGLATTEVQVVLPEGFIAAKPQPKPGWELEIIKGDYQNTYKNHGQDVKSGPLEIRWKGGNLSDDFYDTFNFQGKISGVDAGTALPFKVKQLCGDKGTANWDQIAKDGQDPHSLDNPAPVIRITARQEAAGEGHAHHDHGAMAESGVVKAGDLEISAASTKAMLPGQPVGGGYVTIKNNGKSDDRLVSVASPLAGRSEIHEMAMVNDVMKMRKLNEGIAVPAGQTVELTPGGLHFMFFNVSKPFAEGDKVPVTLTFEKAGKVEIELPVGPANAGKAEHNHN encoded by the coding sequence ATGAAAGCAATCAAGTTTGCAACATGCGCCGCCTTCGCGGCAGCAGTTTCCTCCACATCGGCTTCTGCCCATACCAGCTTCGTCAACGGCACGGCAGAGCAGGAAAGCACCATTGTTGCAGCGCTTCAGGTGCCGCATGGCTGCGATGGCGGTCTGGCGACGACGGAAGTTCAGGTCGTTCTGCCGGAAGGCTTCATTGCCGCCAAGCCGCAGCCGAAGCCAGGTTGGGAACTGGAAATCATCAAGGGCGATTATCAGAACACCTACAAAAACCACGGGCAGGACGTGAAAAGCGGTCCGCTGGAAATTCGCTGGAAGGGCGGCAATCTTTCCGACGATTTCTACGATACCTTCAATTTTCAAGGCAAGATTTCCGGCGTAGACGCTGGCACCGCCTTGCCATTCAAGGTGAAGCAGCTCTGCGGAGACAAGGGCACGGCGAACTGGGACCAGATTGCGAAGGACGGGCAGGATCCGCATTCGCTGGATAATCCGGCACCTGTTATCCGCATTACCGCGAGGCAGGAGGCAGCGGGCGAGGGGCATGCGCACCATGATCACGGCGCCATGGCTGAAAGCGGTGTTGTGAAGGCTGGCGATCTGGAGATTTCGGCTGCTTCGACCAAAGCCATGTTGCCCGGCCAGCCGGTTGGCGGCGGATACGTGACGATCAAGAACAATGGCAAGTCCGACGACAGGCTTGTGTCCGTTGCTTCCCCTTTGGCGGGGCGCTCCGAGATTCACGAAATGGCGATGGTCAATGACGTGATGAAGATGCGCAAGTTGAATGAGGGTATCGCCGTTCCTGCCGGGCAAACAGTAGAACTGACCCCGGGTGGCCTGCATTTCATGTTCTTCAATGTCTCCAAGCCATTTGCGGAAGGAGACAAGGTGCCCGTCACGCTGACTTTCGAGAAGGCGGGCAAGGTTGAGATCGAGTTGCCCGTCGGTCCCGCCAATGCCGGCAAAGCCGAGCATAATCACAACTAA
- a CDS encoding MFS transporter — protein MISFRERLVLYALLTSLTALSVDALLPGLRAIGAEFGEAPPLSTHHVISLFIFGMAFGELLLGPLSDAIGRKRALLSGLASYLIGTIIAAMANSLEAVILGRFLQGVGVSGPKIATRAMIRDQFSGDAMARVMSFMFTLFILVPMLAPALAQGLILVAGWRSVFVAYLVIAVTLGLWLSIRHPETLPQARRIPLRPRLLARNAGRILASKRVSLLIIVSGLIFGAQLLYLSTAADLFYDAYGVKELLPLYFAGLALGAGSASFTNARLVQRFGMMRMARAGFAGLTAISFVMLLGSYLCGGTLPLPALLALLFAAFFSIGIVFGNLNAMAMQTLGQVAGVGASLIASGSSLVSTLVAISFGALYDGTTTYLATGFFSAAVCATVLAELAMRRDETEIIAAI, from the coding sequence TTGATTTCATTCCGCGAACGTCTCGTCCTTTACGCCCTGCTGACCTCCCTCACCGCGCTCAGCGTCGATGCCCTTTTGCCGGGATTGCGGGCAATCGGGGCGGAGTTTGGCGAAGCGCCTCCGCTTTCTACCCATCACGTCATATCGCTTTTCATTTTCGGAATGGCCTTCGGTGAGTTGCTGCTGGGGCCGCTTTCCGATGCAATCGGGCGAAAGCGGGCGCTTCTCTCGGGGCTGGCGAGCTATCTGATCGGGACGATTATTGCCGCGATGGCGAATTCGCTGGAAGCGGTCATTCTTGGCCGGTTTTTGCAGGGCGTTGGCGTCTCAGGCCCGAAAATCGCAACCCGCGCGATGATCCGGGATCAGTTCTCCGGGGATGCGATGGCGCGGGTCATGTCCTTCATGTTCACGCTTTTCATTCTCGTGCCCATGCTGGCCCCCGCACTTGCTCAAGGACTAATCCTTGTTGCGGGGTGGCGCAGCGTTTTCGTGGCGTATCTCGTCATCGCCGTTACGCTCGGCCTGTGGCTGAGTATCAGGCACCCGGAAACATTGCCACAGGCGCGGCGGATTCCGCTTCGACCTCGCCTTCTCGCCCGTAACGCTGGCCGCATTCTTGCCAGCAAGCGCGTGTCGCTTCTGATTATCGTCAGCGGTTTGATTTTCGGTGCACAACTTCTCTATCTCAGCACCGCAGCAGATCTGTTTTACGATGCATATGGTGTGAAAGAGCTGTTGCCGCTTTATTTTGCCGGGCTTGCGCTCGGTGCAGGAAGTGCCTCTTTCACCAATGCGCGCCTTGTGCAGCGTTTCGGCATGATGAGGATGGCGCGTGCGGGCTTTGCAGGTTTGACAGCCATCTCATTCGTGATGCTGCTGGGAAGCTACCTTTGCGGCGGCACCCTGCCCTTGCCCGCACTGCTCGCGCTATTGTTCGCAGCCTTCTTTTCCATCGGCATTGTTTTCGGAAACCTCAATGCCATGGCAATGCAAACGCTGGGTCAGGTGGCGGGCGTCGGCGCATCCCTGATTGCGTCCGGGTCGAGCCTTGTCAGTACGCTTGTCGCCATCAGCTTCGGCGCGCTTTATGATGGCACAACGACGTATCTTGCGACTGGTTTCTTTTCAGCTGCAGTCTGCGCCACCGTGTTGGCTGAATTGGCAATGCGCAGAGATGAGACAGAAATCATCGCCGCGATTTAA
- the crcB gene encoding fluoride efflux transporter CrcB — protein MLNILLVALGGAIGSVGRYLVGVWGTRLAGPNFPWGTLTVNIVGAFFIGLMVEMIARRFDASAEMRVFIVTGIIGGFTTWSSFTLDAVVLFERGALGMSALYIMASLLVSFVAIFAGLALGRALF, from the coding sequence ATGTTGAATATCCTTCTCGTTGCCTTGGGAGGTGCCATTGGCTCTGTCGGGCGGTATCTCGTAGGTGTTTGGGGAACGCGACTTGCAGGGCCGAATTTTCCATGGGGCACGCTGACGGTGAATATCGTGGGCGCGTTTTTCATTGGTCTGATGGTGGAAATGATTGCACGACGTTTCGATGCCTCAGCGGAAATGCGTGTCTTTATCGTCACCGGCATCATAGGCGGTTTCACCACATGGTCGTCCTTTACGCTGGATGCCGTCGTGCTTTTCGAGCGCGGCGCTCTGGGCATGTCCGCACTTTATATTATGGCAAGCCTGCTGGTTTCTTTTGTCGCCATCTTCGCCGGGCTGGCCTTAGGCCGCGCTTTGTTCTAA
- a CDS encoding ATP12 family chaperone protein encodes MRDLLNDLSEGLSHPDPIRRAQIQMQKPLPKRFYKDVTVEQTEEGAFAVLLDGKAVRTPLKQPLQVPTQALAQLLRDEWDAQTEVLDPSTMPISRHVNTAIDGIASDPQAVFEDILRFSSSDLLCYRAGEPQELVARQTQQWDPVLDWASNSLGARFILVEGVMHQEQPREAIAAFAIALRKFDSPIELAALHTITSLTGSAILAVALAEAEWTVEEVWGLAHLDEDWTAEQWGEDEEAQSRRAARFTEMRAAARVLAAAK; translated from the coding sequence ATGCGTGACTTGCTGAACGATCTTTCGGAAGGCCTGAGCCATCCAGACCCGATCCGCCGGGCGCAGATTCAGATGCAGAAGCCCTTGCCGAAGCGCTTCTACAAGGATGTTACCGTTGAACAAACGGAGGAGGGCGCCTTCGCCGTTCTGCTGGATGGCAAGGCCGTTCGCACCCCCTTGAAGCAGCCGCTTCAGGTGCCGACGCAGGCTCTTGCGCAACTGCTGAGAGACGAGTGGGATGCGCAGACCGAAGTCCTCGACCCTTCGACCATGCCGATTTCCCGCCACGTCAATACGGCCATCGATGGCATTGCCAGCGATCCGCAAGCCGTGTTCGAGGATATCCTGCGTTTTTCGTCCAGCGACCTGCTGTGCTATCGCGCCGGTGAGCCGCAGGAACTCGTCGCGAGGCAGACCCAGCAGTGGGACCCGGTACTGGACTGGGCATCGAACTCCCTGGGCGCGCGTTTCATCCTCGTTGAAGGCGTCATGCATCAGGAGCAACCGCGTGAGGCCATCGCGGCCTTCGCCATTGCGTTGCGCAAATTCGACAGTCCTATAGAACTCGCTGCACTCCACACCATCACCAGCCTGACCGGCTCTGCCATTCTTGCGGTGGCGCTGGCAGAAGCTGAGTGGACCGTGGAAGAAGTCTGGGGCCTTGCGCATCTTGACGAGGACTGGACGGCTGAGCAGTGGGGCGAGGACGAAGAGGCGCAGAGCCGCCGGGCCGCCCGTTTCACCGAAATGCGCGCAGCCGCGCGAGTGCTGGCCGCAGCAAAGTGA
- a CDS encoding TatD family hydrolase gives MLIDTHCHLDFADFDAERDDIIARAHASGVAQMVTISTRVRRLPELLKIAEQYPSVFCSVGTHPNNADEELDITTDELVRLADSHEKIVAIGEAGLDYFYDTQKPEDQKTGLRRHIEAARITQLPLVIHSRSADDDMIAILREESGKGAFPFILHCFSAGPELAKAGVELGGYVSFSGILTFPKSQDIRDIAATVPLDRLLVETDAPYLAPKRWRGKRNEPSYVVNTAEVLAEVHGLPYERMAEITTENAFRCFSKMTKV, from the coding sequence ATGCTGATCGATACCCATTGCCATCTGGATTTTGCCGATTTCGATGCGGAGCGCGACGATATCATCGCCCGCGCTCACGCCTCCGGCGTGGCCCAAATGGTGACGATCTCCACCCGCGTTCGCCGTCTGCCCGAGTTGTTGAAAATTGCGGAGCAATATCCCTCCGTTTTCTGCTCCGTCGGCACGCACCCGAACAATGCGGATGAAGAGCTGGATATTACCACGGACGAACTCGTGCGGCTGGCAGACAGCCATGAGAAAATCGTGGCGATAGGTGAGGCGGGTCTGGATTATTTCTACGATACGCAGAAGCCGGAAGACCAGAAAACCGGCCTGCGACGTCACATCGAAGCGGCGCGCATCACCCAGCTACCGCTCGTCATCCACAGCCGCAGCGCTGATGACGACATGATTGCGATACTGCGCGAAGAAAGCGGGAAGGGCGCATTTCCCTTCATTCTGCACTGCTTTTCCGCCGGGCCCGAACTGGCGAAGGCGGGCGTCGAACTCGGCGGCTACGTCTCCTTTTCCGGTATCCTGACCTTTCCCAAGTCGCAGGATATCCGCGATATCGCCGCGACCGTGCCATTGGACAGGCTTCTGGTGGAAACCGACGCGCCTTATCTCGCGCCCAAGCGCTGGCGCGGGAAGCGCAACGAGCCGTCCTATGTCGTCAACACGGCAGAGGTTCTGGCCGAAGTCCACGGTTTGCCCTACGAGCGGATGGCGGAAATCACTACGGAAAATGCTTTCCGCTGCTTTTCGAAAATGACGAAAGTCTGA
- a CDS encoding MBL fold metallo-hydrolase: protein MKTYRRRFTILGCASSPGVPRINGDWGACDPANPKNRRTRTAFMAEQIGPDGGVTTVVFDTGPDFREQMIAANVQNIDAVLYTHHHADHLHGIDDLRGYFITSRKRIPIYAEPDTMRRIHEGFPYCLKTPPGSNYPPIVEAHVVDDLDRDIVIDGAGGPLRIKPHLQQHGDIVSLGFRIGDVAYCTDVSDFPSESIKKLQNLDTIIIDTLQYKYHPSHLSLEQSLGWIEKFGAKHAILTHMHTPLDYDTVMRETPDHIEPAYDQMRFEVEIAEDLL from the coding sequence TTGAAAACTTACCGGCGTCGTTTCACGATCCTCGGATGCGCCTCCTCTCCCGGTGTGCCTCGCATCAACGGAGATTGGGGCGCCTGCGACCCGGCCAACCCGAAAAACAGACGCACCCGCACCGCCTTTATGGCAGAGCAGATTGGACCGGATGGCGGCGTGACGACCGTCGTATTCGACACCGGCCCGGATTTTCGCGAACAGATGATTGCGGCCAACGTCCAGAACATCGATGCGGTGCTTTACACCCACCACCATGCCGACCATCTGCATGGCATCGATGACCTTCGCGGCTATTTCATCACGTCGAGGAAGCGTATTCCGATCTATGCGGAGCCGGATACGATGCGCCGTATCCATGAAGGCTTTCCCTATTGTCTCAAGACGCCGCCGGGCAGCAATTACCCGCCCATTGTCGAAGCGCATGTCGTAGACGATCTAGATCGTGACATCGTTATCGATGGGGCAGGAGGCCCGCTTCGGATCAAGCCGCATTTGCAGCAGCATGGGGACATCGTGTCCCTCGGCTTCCGCATCGGCGACGTCGCATATTGCACCGATGTCAGCGATTTCCCCTCAGAATCCATAAAAAAATTGCAAAATCTCGACACGATCATCATCGATACCTTGCAGTATAAATATCATCCCAGCCATCTCTCGCTTGAACAATCTCTCGGCTGGATCGAGAAATTCGGCGCAAAACATGCCATATTGACTCACATGCACACGCCGCTGGACTATGACACGGTGATGCGGGAAACGCCCGACCATATCGAACCGGCCTATGATCAGATGCGTTTCGAGGTGGAGATTGCAGAAGACCTTCTGTAG
- a CDS encoding transporter substrate-binding domain-containing protein, which yields MRTRSKISFTNKLLIFNRFIGIWKTVFLAFVACLTFTQSYAADQSFPQTLKVGVYTSPPFIQKEGTRYSGMAIDIWEHAAGNLGWKYTYQEFPNYAELVNAVADGTVNVAVADLTVTEDRARRLDFTYPWYDAGLRIMINSHASSDFMEVIEDLSQAGHLENYLMLFGLILVATAIVTLFDRRFDPDFPKRWRDGTAESFYQVMSMATSGKSSHKNLFGWIGRIWQALWMAVGVAIIAYVTSSIASVMTASHIENSIESLSDLQGKTVGVRAGSATQEYLQKARFDVKAFDHIEDASSALANGDVAALVGDAPVMEYYVHNNPKMPFEVVGNIFRPDKYGFGVTYGSQLANPLSLQIIRLHESGQIEEFKQKYFGFTR from the coding sequence ATGAGAACGAGATCAAAGATAAGCTTTACCAACAAGCTTCTGATATTTAATCGCTTTATTGGTATTTGGAAGACCGTATTCCTTGCATTCGTCGCTTGCCTGACCTTCACTCAATCCTATGCTGCGGATCAATCTTTTCCTCAGACGCTGAAGGTGGGCGTTTATACAAGCCCACCTTTCATACAGAAGGAAGGAACACGCTATTCAGGCATGGCCATCGACATCTGGGAGCATGCCGCAGGGAATCTGGGCTGGAAATATACGTATCAGGAATTCCCGAATTATGCGGAACTGGTGAATGCGGTGGCAGACGGCACGGTAAATGTTGCCGTGGCGGACCTGACGGTTACGGAAGACAGAGCGCGCAGGCTTGATTTTACCTATCCATGGTACGACGCAGGGCTGCGCATCATGATCAATTCCCACGCCAGTTCGGATTTCATGGAAGTCATCGAAGATCTGAGCCAGGCCGGACATCTCGAAAACTACCTGATGCTCTTCGGATTGATCCTTGTGGCGACGGCCATCGTGACATTGTTCGACAGGCGTTTCGATCCCGATTTTCCAAAGCGATGGCGTGATGGAACCGCGGAAAGCTTCTATCAAGTCATGTCCATGGCGACATCCGGAAAAAGTTCGCACAAAAACCTGTTCGGCTGGATTGGACGAATCTGGCAGGCTCTGTGGATGGCTGTCGGTGTCGCGATCATTGCTTACGTCACATCCTCGATTGCAAGCGTCATGACCGCATCGCACATCGAAAACTCCATCGAAAGCCTTAGCGATCTCCAGGGAAAGACCGTCGGCGTCAGAGCCGGCAGCGCCACGCAGGAATATCTGCAAAAAGCGCGTTTCGACGTCAAAGCATTCGACCATATCGAAGATGCATCCAGCGCCTTGGCCAATGGCGACGTCGCAGCGCTTGTGGGCGACGCGCCAGTCATGGAGTATTACGTCCATAACAATCCCAAAATGCCATTCGAAGTCGTCGGCAACATTTTCCGTCCCGACAAATACGGATTTGGCGTGACGTATGGAAGCCAGCTTGCCAACCCGCTATCACTCCAAATCATCCGTCTTCATGAGAGTGGACAGATTGAGGAATTCAAACAGAAATATTTCGGATTTACGCGGTAG
- a CDS encoding HAD-IA family hydrolase produces MKLVLFDCDGTLVDSVGLIHEVMARTFVHFGYPRPDVSLTKSIIGLTLDIAIARMQGKPHVDEEATAMTAHYKAIFPETRAEAGFQEPLFDGIAPMIAKLAERDELLMGAVTGKSRRGLNLIMDTHGFRSHFIVSRTADDCPSKPHPAMVTECCHETGMVPADTIVIGDAIYDMQMAKAAGAKAIGVAWGYASVEDLWKAGADAIVNHPSEIPGHISD; encoded by the coding sequence ATGAAGCTGGTTCTGTTCGATTGTGACGGCACGCTGGTCGATAGCGTGGGCCTCATTCATGAGGTCATGGCGCGGACCTTCGTGCATTTCGGCTATCCGAGACCGGATGTGTCTCTGACAAAATCCATCATCGGCCTCACACTCGACATCGCAATTGCCCGCATGCAGGGCAAGCCGCATGTGGATGAAGAAGCGACCGCGATGACGGCGCACTACAAGGCGATCTTTCCCGAAACGCGCGCCGAGGCCGGTTTCCAAGAACCGCTGTTCGACGGTATCGCGCCGATGATTGCAAAGCTTGCAGAGCGTGATGAGTTGTTGATGGGCGCAGTAACGGGCAAGTCTCGCCGTGGCCTCAATCTCATCATGGACACGCATGGTTTCCGCTCGCACTTCATCGTCTCGCGCACCGCCGATGACTGCCCATCGAAGCCGCACCCCGCGATGGTAACCGAATGCTGCCATGAAACAGGCATGGTTCCGGCAGATACTATCGTCATCGGCGATGCGATCTATGATATGCAGATGGCCAAGGCTGCCGGTGCAAAAGCAATCGGCGTCGCTTGGGGTTATGCCTCCGTGGAAGACCTCTGGAAGGCAGGCGCCGACGCCATCGTCAACCATCCTAGCGAAATTCCAGGCCATATTTCGGACTGA
- a CDS encoding chloride channel protein, with protein MSTKPFRAPTMASFFDNLRSGRLRALFRRGELSLVILAIFVGASAGLLVALIGAMSTALHVLIFGIERLSSSNLSGWVVLLGPIAGGIALGIMLFVLSRTRKKPMVDPIEANALHGGRLSLTDSIIVCAQNIVSNGFGASVGLEAGYTQVASGVASKLGLKLKLRRGDMRILVGCGAAGAIAAAFNAPLTGAFYAIELIIGTYTIVTLAPLVVSALVATIVAGLVSHNGLSIEIIGSSEVTPPDYVPAIFLGMVCAGIGIVLMQAVSFIEETARKSAIPVWLRPTLGGIVVGALALISPQVLSSGHGALHLNLDADITLWGLAGLFLLKATASAVSIGSSFRGGLFFASLFMGSLLGKIFALCAPYIGYGATQPIVYAVIGMSAFAAAIIGGPLTMTFLALELTGDFQITALVLAAVITTSLVVRTTFGYSFATWRFHLRGESIRSAHDIGWIRDLTVGKMMRADIRKANLSMGLEAFKEKFPLGSTQRVIMTHDDGRYAGIILVPEIYADPMERDASKIDLETYLHYKNDVLLPTMNARQAAAAFDSTESEALAVVNDKVENRPVGLLTESHTLRRYSEELDMRRREASGEI; from the coding sequence ATGTCGACGAAGCCCTTTCGTGCCCCCACCATGGCGAGCTTTTTCGACAATCTGAGAAGCGGACGCCTCCGGGCGCTCTTCCGCCGTGGCGAACTCTCCCTCGTCATTCTCGCTATCTTCGTCGGCGCATCCGCCGGTCTTCTGGTCGCTCTCATCGGGGCAATGAGTACCGCCCTTCACGTCCTCATTTTCGGTATAGAGAGACTTAGCAGCAGCAATCTTTCGGGTTGGGTCGTGCTGCTTGGCCCGATTGCGGGCGGCATCGCACTCGGCATCATGCTCTTCGTGCTTTCCCGGACGCGCAAGAAGCCGATGGTCGACCCCATCGAAGCCAACGCGTTGCACGGCGGTCGTCTGTCGCTGACGGATAGCATCATCGTCTGCGCTCAAAACATCGTCTCCAACGGTTTCGGAGCCTCGGTTGGGCTGGAGGCCGGTTATACGCAGGTCGCCAGCGGCGTCGCATCGAAGCTCGGTCTCAAGCTGAAACTGCGGCGAGGGGACATGCGTATCCTCGTCGGCTGTGGCGCCGCAGGGGCAATCGCCGCCGCCTTCAATGCACCTTTGACCGGTGCGTTTTACGCCATAGAACTCATCATCGGCACCTACACCATCGTTACCCTCGCACCACTCGTCGTCTCGGCGCTGGTGGCGACCATCGTTGCGGGTCTGGTGTCCCATAATGGTCTCAGCATCGAAATCATCGGTTCCAGCGAGGTGACGCCGCCGGACTATGTACCAGCCATCTTCCTCGGAATGGTTTGCGCTGGCATTGGCATTGTGCTCATGCAGGCCGTTTCCTTCATCGAGGAAACCGCGCGCAAAAGCGCAATTCCGGTCTGGCTTCGCCCAACGCTTGGCGGCATCGTCGTCGGCGCTCTGGCGCTGATTTCTCCGCAAGTACTCTCCAGCGGCCATGGCGCTCTACACCTCAATCTGGATGCGGATATTACCTTATGGGGTCTGGCAGGGCTTTTCCTGTTAAAGGCGACAGCCAGCGCCGTCTCCATCGGCTCCAGCTTCCGCGGCGGCCTCTTCTTTGCGTCCCTGTTCATGGGCTCTCTGCTGGGAAAGATTTTTGCGCTCTGCGCGCCATACATCGGTTACGGCGCCACGCAGCCGATCGTCTATGCCGTCATCGGCATGAGCGCCTTCGCCGCTGCCATTATCGGCGGTCCGTTGACCATGACATTTCTGGCGCTGGAACTGACGGGCGATTTCCAGATAACTGCACTGGTGCTTGCAGCCGTCATAACCACATCGCTCGTCGTCAGAACAACATTCGGTTACTCCTTCGCCACCTGGCGCTTCCACCTGCGCGGAGAAAGCATCCGCAGCGCCCACGATATCGGCTGGATCCGCGATCTCACTGTTGGCAAAATGATGCGCGCCGATATCCGCAAAGCCAATCTCAGCATGGGGCTGGAGGCGTTCAAAGAAAAATTCCCTCTCGGCTCAACCCAGCGCGTCATCATGACCCACGACGATGGCCGTTATGCCGGTATCATCCTCGTGCCGGAGATCTACGCGGACCCGATGGAGCGGGACGCCTCGAAAATCGATCTGGAAACATATCTGCATTACAAAAACGACGTTCTGCTACCAACCATGAACGCCCGCCAGGCAGCAGCCGCATTCGATAGTACGGAAAGCGAAGCACTGGCAGTGGTCAACGACAAGGTCGAAAATCGGCCTGTCGGTCTGCTCACCGAGAGCCACACCTTGCGCCGCTATAGCGAAGAACTGGATATGAGGCGGCGTGAGGCATCTGGAGAAATTTGA
- a CDS encoding GFA family protein, producing the protein MSDEKKLHDAACHCGTVKFRLRLADEFNTIRRCTCSYCRMRGAIAVSAALKDIEFLQGEDNLTRYEFNTRTAKHYFCKTCGIYTHHQRRSNPGQFGINVACIEVSRSSRKTHNSWCPG; encoded by the coding sequence ATGAGCGATGAGAAAAAACTGCACGATGCCGCTTGTCATTGTGGAACCGTCAAATTTCGGCTTCGGCTTGCGGATGAGTTCAACACGATACGGCGTTGCACGTGTTCCTATTGCCGCATGCGTGGCGCGATTGCTGTTTCGGCGGCGCTGAAGGATATCGAGTTTCTTCAGGGCGAAGATAATTTGACGCGCTATGAATTCAACACGCGCACTGCGAAGCATTATTTCTGCAAGACTTGCGGCATCTATACCCATCACCAGCGTCGTTCCAACCCTGGCCAGTTCGGCATCAACGTCGCCTGCATCGAAGTTTCGAGAAGCAGTAGAAAGACGCACAATTCTTGGTGTCCGGGATGA
- a CDS encoding plastocyanin/azurin family copper-binding protein, which yields MKSFPKLALAAVAALSIAAPAFAATTTIKVNEGGEGGQPMTLTLDKTTVKAGEAVFMVHNDAMTEEHEMVLVKLKSSDEKIPLNTATHRVDEKKLKSLGEVADLKPGKEGQLKARLTPGTYLLFCNIKGHYEAGMQAKLTVTK from the coding sequence ATGAAATCCTTCCCGAAACTGGCACTGGCAGCCGTCGCTGCGCTCTCCATCGCAGCCCCGGCATTTGCTGCAACCACCACCATAAAGGTCAATGAGGGTGGCGAAGGCGGCCAGCCCATGACGCTCACCCTCGACAAGACGACCGTAAAGGCAGGCGAGGCAGTGTTCATGGTACACAACGACGCCATGACGGAAGAACATGAAATGGTTCTGGTAAAGCTGAAGTCTTCCGACGAGAAGATACCGCTCAATACGGCCACACATCGCGTCGATGAAAAGAAGCTCAAGAGCCTCGGTGAAGTTGCAGATTTGAAGCCCGGAAAAGAAGGTCAGCTAAAGGCCAGACTGACACCCGGCACATACCTTCTGTTCTGCAATATCAAGGGACACTACGAAGCCGGAATGCAGGCCAAGCTAACGGTAACGAAATAA